AACTGTGTCTTTACCCAATATTTCTTGCATTTTTTCAGTGATGAATTGGTGAGAAATTCCATGAAAACCAAAACGGCGAATACCATATTCTTCAGTTCACTCCATTGGGATAGGATAAACTGCATTAACATCCGGAATACTTGTGTGGAAGCTTGTGTCAAATTCTGCAGCTAATTTAGCTTTTGGTAAAACATTTCTAAAAGCATTAATAGCTTGCAAAGCCCCAGGATTGTGAAGTGGTGCATAATCTGAACATTTTTCTATTACGCCAATAACCTCATCATTGATTTCAGCGGTCTTAGTGAAAAATGTTCCACCATGAACAACTCTGAAACCGATTACATCGATATCCTCAACATTTTCAATTAGCTTAATTTCAGCCATTAAGTCTAAAATCGCTTCCGCAGCGACTGTGTGGTTTGGCATATCAATGTTTTTTACGTGTTTTTTATCATTTTCTTTAATTGTGATAATTCCATCATTTAGCGTAATTCTTTCGGCTAAACCACTTGCAATTACACTTAAATCACTTTTTTCAAATAATTGTAGCTTAATTGATGAGCTACCTGCATTTATAACTAATAATTTTTTACTCATTATTTCACTCCTTCACTTTGAATCATTGTGATTAAAACGGTATTAACTACGTCATTAACCTTAGCTCCCCGTGATAAATCATTTACGGGTTTATTTGTACCAACAATGATTGGACCAATAGCTCCATAACCCGCTAGTCTTTGAACCAATTTATATCCAATGTTTCCAGCCTCTAAATTAGGAAAAATCAATGTATTAGCTGGTTCATTAAATGAATCTAGAGGGTATTTAGCTTTTCTAACTCCTAAATCTATTGCTGCATCTAATTGAACTTCTCCAATTGCCTTAGTTCCTTCATATTTAGCATTAAAGTCAATAGTTGCATTATGAACCATTTCGGTTTCAGGTGTTTTTGCACTAAAGTTAGTTGAAAAACTTAAAAATGCAACTTTTGGGTCAATATTAAAACCTTTAACAAAACGCGCTGCGTTGATTCCGATATCGGTTAAACCAGCTTGGTCAGGTTTTGGATTGACAGAAATATCGCTAAAGAATATTGTGTCATCTCCCTTGTGCATAATCATTACAGAGCTAATTGTTTTAATACCCTTAGCTGAACCTATAACTTTAAAAGCTGCTCGCAACATATCTGCTGTTGAGTAAATTAAACCACCTACAACGCCGTCCACTTCACCATTTTGTAAAAGCATCATTGCATAAAAAGGTCTTTGTTCAATTGCTTTTTGACAAACTTCTAATGTATCTTTATTTTCTTTACCTTTAGCTTGTGCCGCTGCTTCGCGTTGCTCAAACATTAGCTGAGCAAGTTGAGCTTTTTTATCTGCATCAGCGTGAATGTTGATTACAGTTGCTTTTGTATTGATTGTCATGTCTTTTTCAGTCAATAAAATTACTTCACAATTTTGATATTGTTCAAGAATTTTCGATGCTTCAATAGCACGATCGTCATCACCATCAACGATTACAATTCTTTTTTTAGTCCCAATATTATTAACTGTCTTTTGAATTAATGATGTAAATTCCATCTTAGTTCCCCTTATATTATTAAATATAAAAAATATTTTACAACATATCGATTTTTTAAGACAAAAAATGCCAAAAATTATGGCATTTTGTGAATTTTGGAGCTAAAGCTATTTTAAGATAGTAAGGTAAACTGAATTATGCTAATTAGAAAAACTACATTTATTTTTTAAATTGAATTACAACTTTAATTTCTTCAGACAATGTTTTTAAATCCTCTTTTAAAGGAGTTTTAAATTTAAAGGTAATAGTTTTCTTGGAATCGTCTTTTTCCCAGTCGATATATTGTACTTTTGTATTTGCCGTTTGACTTGAAGATGAATAAATAGAAACCTGTTTGTCTTTTTCTTTGCTTGTTCTAAAGTGCGTTTTTGCCTCATCGCTCAAGTTGATAAATTCATTTAATTTATTTTTTTTCGAATCACTTTTATTTTTTCCGAAATGAATTGAACCTGAATAAATGTAAAAATGATACTCAGGATGCTCTTTTAATTGAAATTTATCTACAAATGTTTGATATTTCGCATCATCAGGAACGCTAAAAACATTGTTTTGATCAACTATTCGTTTAATATCGGGATATAAATATTTTTCATACAAATTACTCTGGTTCTGTTTTGGATTTTTATCTTTCATTTGGTCCCTAGAATCATTAACGTTAGGTACGGGAACATCACTTTTTTCAGCCTCCGAATCACTTTCTATTTTTTTCGCGTTTTCTGTTTTAGGGTTATCACTATTTGAGCTCGATTCTGTATTGTTATCCGGTTGTTTTTTATTTTTTGAACCTTGATTTTCTCTTTCGCCAGAATCTTTTTTAGGTTCTGTTAAATTTGGATCTTTTAACTCTCCGGATTGATGTTTATCTTCGTCTTTTGAAATGTTTGCTTCGGGATTCCTATTATCTGGTTGAACACCTCTATGTCCTTCATCGGTTTTTAAATTTTCTTCATTATTCAATTCATTGTCTCAATCGCTAAATAATTTTAATATTTCACCAATTGATTTTTCGTAATCAGATTGCTTGGACACACTTGGAATTTGTTGAACAACATTTTCCATTTTTTTGTGGAATTCTTCAAAAATTTTACGTTCTTCTCCATCTTCTATTTCCGACATTGATTTATTAAATTCTTGAACAAATTCAACTATTTTTGATCAATCTTTTTTTGAGTCTTCCTCATTGCTATGTTTTTGAGTGAAGCCGGTAATGTTTTCTTGCTCTTTCATTAACTCCGCAATATCTTTATTATCTTCGTGCTCTCGCCCCTCCTGATGTTGCGGGTTTAATTTTTCTGGTTCATTTTGCGAATTTAAACCACTATTGATTGGCGGGTTATCTCGTTTAGGAGAGGAATGCTCTACCTCTGGTTCCTTTTTTAGTTTATTTTCGTCACTTTGATTTGACGGTTGGTCTGATTGTTTTTTTGTAGATTCCTGGTTTTTTGGTTCGTTTATACTTATTTTTTGCTCGAACTTTTCTGATAAAGTACCATCTTTTTTAACAAGATAATAAACCAAGGTAACTGAGTTTTCTTCTGGATTTCCCTCTAAATAAATTCCATGTTTATTTCCGCCCTTACCTGCATCAATAGTTTTATTTTTTCCAGGATGTGTAATAATTTTATCGGCAACGCTAGATAATGAATCGATTAATGAAAGCCCGTGTTGCTTTTTGTTTGGGTCTTTGTTAAATTTACTTGCTACAAAACTAATCTTTTTATCTTGAATTTTTAGTCGATTATTTGTATCTTTCGAAGCTGCAATTAAATTATCTAAATGTTCTTTTTTTTCATCAAATTTAAATATTTTTCCGCCAGTTTCTTTTGCAACTTTGAATAGTGTTGGATTTTTATATAATTCAGCTTCATTTTTTTCAAGAGGTTTTTCTGGTGATGCTAAATTATTTTTATCATTATCTTTTTTTGGTTCTTTGCTACTTTGGTTGCTTTGAGCATCTGATTGAGGTTTACTTGGTTGACTTTGAGTATTTGATTCCGTATTCCCTTGTTTTCCTTGACCGCCTTCGCCTTGAACATCGGGTTTTGCGCTTTCTAGAGTGGCGTCTGGAGTATAAATCAATTCTCTTCTTTTTTCTCCAACGGTTCCATCCTTTTTAACTAATCTAAATTCTGCATAAACCTTGTCATCTTCAAAAATTAAATTTATTCCTTTTAATCTACTTCTTTTATTTGGTCCTGGTTTACCAAATTCTATTTCGGCAGGTGCAATATAAGATACATTTCCATGAGTAAGAGTTTTTAGTTGGATGTCAGAATTTACATTTAACCCTGTTTTTTTATCTTGACCATTTATATATTGAACTATAATCCCTGATGACTTTTCAGATTTTTTATCATAGTTCTTTGTTATTTTAATTCTATTTTTTGATTTGGCTTGGTCTATTATTTTCGTAATATTAGTTCCTGATTGATCAAATGTAAATATTTTTTTGTTTTCATTTAAATAATTAAATAAATCAGGATCACTAAAATCTTTTAACTGATCCTTAGGTTCGGATGCAGATTGTTTGTTGCTTTGATTGTTATGTCCTAAATCTTTGTCAGGCGCTTGAGGTGCAGGGGTTGTATCTTTTTCTATTTCCCCGTTTTGAGGGTCTTTATCAGTATTTTCTATTTTTTCCGGTTCTTTAGTAAGGGGGGGGCGAAACAAGTTCGCTATTAGCTTTATCAGCTATTTTGAATCCTTCAACTGATTTTTGCATATTAGCAAATACAACTTTGCCAGATTTATCTTTAACATCTAGTATAACCAAAACTGCACCAGGTTTATTGTTTGCTGGTGTAACCGTTTTAATTTCTGGTGTGTAATTTTTGTCGCTTGATTTTGTCAAAATATCGCTAGGCTCAACATCTTTTGCTTCTTTGACAAAAGATTCTTCTTTGACACTTATCGAAATAATTTTTTCATAATCTATTTCTTCCTTTGCACACGAAATTACAGTTAGTGGAATTGATACCACAGATGTAAGTGCTAAGGATAAGAAACCTAATTTTCTTTTACTCATTTTTTACCTTTTTTATTTTGCTATCTTAATTTTTTATTTGTTTGTATTTTACCATTTTAAATTGTTAGATTAATACCACCAAATTTCAAATGAGTAAAATTTGCAATAAAATTTTCATACAGAGGTTCTTTAAAACGTTTATTAGAACTCAACTTCAGACAAAAAAAGCAGGAAATTAATCCCGCTTTTTTTGATTTTTAATTAAATATAAAATCTATAAATCATTGTTGTTTTTAACAGCTCTTAAAAGATTTCTGAAAAGGCATACAACCGTTAAAGGTCCAACGCCACCAGGTGAAGGAGCTAGGGCAGAAATATGGTTTTCTAAATCAGTGTAGTCCACATCACCACGAAGACACTTAGTTCCATCCTCCTCAACTAATGTTGAGCCCACATCAACGACAACAGCATCTTCTTTAATATTTTTTTTGTTGATTAAATGTGGCACGCCAGCGGCAACAACTAAGATATCTGCGTTTTCAACACCTTTGATGCCCGACTCTCTATTGTGAGTTGATACTTGACCTACATTGCGAGTTTTAAGTAGATTAGCAGTTGGCTTCCCAACTAATAAACTACGTCCAATCACAGCAACTCGTTTGCCATCAAAATCAATATTATAATAGTCTAAAAGTTCCATAATTGCTTGTGCAGTTGCAGGGGTAAAATAAAAGTCCTTAGTTTTGTTATAGAAATTAAATGAGTTACGCGAAGACAGACCATCTACATCTTTTTCAAATCTAACCGCATCTAAAATTGGTTGAGTGTATGTATTGATTGATTCTGGAAGTGGGAGTTGAACAATGATGCCATCAGCTATTTCGTTAATTTCATCCATCTTTTTTAATAATTGCTTATAGCGAATTTTTTCTGGGAAACTATAAACCTGAGTCTCAACACCTAATTCGTCAGCTTTTGCAATTTTTTTAGCTATATATTTTTCACTTGCAGGATTATTGCCGACAAAAACAATAGCTAAAATTGGTTTGCGACCTAATTCCTTTGTTACAGCAGCAAACTCATTTTTTAGTTCAAGAGTTAATTTATTTGCCACAACTTTACCGTCTAAGATCTTCATTTTAACTCCTCCTTATATTGCTCTAGTTCAATATTGAATTTAGCTAATTTATCTTGTTCCAACTGAATTTTGATTGCCGGTGCTTTTGCGATAAAATTTTTATTTTGTAACATTAATTCAGCACGTTTAATTTCTGATTCTAGGAAAGCGATTTTTTTCTCAAGTTCTTTAATATATTCTTGTTTTTGCTCTTTGCTTTGTTTGATGTATACATTCAAATCACCATTAGCAAAAAGCGAATCTTTATTCACTTCACGGCGAGCATTTGCTAAGCTGTCTATTGAGTTTAAGATAAACTGATTAAGATCAATATTAACATCATAGTGTAATATTTCTTTTTTACTAATACCATTGTCTTCTCTGTATTTTCGTAAAATTGTTACAATTTTTATTACGTTTTGAACTTGATCAATTACCTCGTCATTTAAGGTTTTTAACATTAACGGTTTTGATTCTAAGATTTCTTTATCATAAAGAGTTTTATATAAATAATCAGTAATAAATGGTAGCAATGGATGTAGAATTAATAATAATTTTTTGAAGTTATCTAATGCCGCTTTTTTGTTAGGCATAATTTTTAAAAGTTCCACGTATCATGATGAAAAATCAGAATAAATGAATTTATTTAATTCGTAGCCTACTATGGTTAGTTCATATTTTTTAAAAGCTTTGTCAATTGTTTTATTTAGTTGAACTAAGCGATTATTAATTCATTTATCGGCAGGGGAATATTTATTTTGTAAATCATCTGGCAGATTTTGAATATAACGAGCTATATTTCAAATTTTATTGCATAAAGCTCAGGCAGATTTAACTTTTTCTGTTGAATATCGTAAATCTAATCCAGGCGTTGTATTGGTGGTTAAAAATCATCGTAATGCATCAGCACCATATTCAGCTATTACATCCATTGGATCAATTCCGTTTCCTAACGATTTGGACATTTTCCGTCCTTGTTCGTCGCGAACAAGACCGGTTAAAAGTAAGTGCTCAAATGGTTTTGCGTTTTTAAATGCTAAGGAGAAAAAGTACATGCGTGCAACTCAGAAAAAGATTATGTCGTAACCTGTTACAAGCAGTGATGTAGGGAAATATCGATTTATTATACTTTCAGAGTTAGCGTCAGGTCAACCTAAAAATGAAAATGGAGCAAGACCTGATGAAAATCAAGTGTCTAAAACATCCTCATCTTGAATTCAACCTTCTCCTGGGCAATTAACTTGAACTTTTATTTCACTTCCTTTATACCAAGCAGGAATTCTGTGGCCTCATCATAACTGGCGAGAAATTGTTCAATCGTGTGCATTTTCCATTCAGGTACGCAGTGTTGAAGAGAACCTTTTTGGGAAAAACTTGACTGAATCTTTTGTTTTTAAGTGCTCTAAAATTAAAGAACTTAATTTGTCCATTTTCACAAATCATTGCGGCATAACTAAAATTTCGACAGCTTCTCCACTACGTTCTGAATATCCAACATTTGATGTTGTTTTTTCAATTTTTTCTAGGAAATTATTATCCTGCAAGTATTTCTTAATTTTCTCACGGGCTTCGAAGCGTTCTAAACCGTGAAAGATTGAATCGGAAGCATTGATATACCCATCTTGATTTATTGTTTCTTTAATTTCAAGATTATGTTTTTTAATAATATCAATATCAATTTCAGCATGAGCTGATAACTTCATTATTCCGGTTCCAAACTCAATATCTGCGTAATCATCAGGGATAAAAGGAATTACTTCATTTGTTAAAGGGTGGCAAATCTGAATGTTTTTTAAATTATTATATCTTTTGTCTGCTGGATTATAAATAATCGCAACATCAGAAAGCATAGTTTCAGGGCGTACAGTTGCTACTAGCAAATGTTTATCAGAGTTTAAAATTGGGTACTTAATGTACAACATTTCTTGCTCGGTTGGTTTGGGGATAACTTCAATATTTGATAGTGCTGTTTTTAATTTTGGATCTCAACTTATCGCTCTAGTCCCACGATAAATTAAACCTTGTTTATAAAGTTCGACAAAAGCATGATTAACTGCTTTATTGGATTTTTCATCTAGTGTAAAACGCTCACGCTCATAATCAAGACCTAAACCAAGCACTTCTCATTGAGAACGAATTGATTTTGAATACTCATTCTTTCACTCTCACACTTTTTTTAGAAAATCTTCACGACCTAAATCATGTCTAGATTTTCCTGTTTGGTTATATATATTGCTCTCAACTCGACTTTGGGTCGCAATTCCTGCATGATCCATTCCCGTAATATAAAAAACATCGTACCCTTTTAATTTTTTATAACGAATAATGGTGTCTTGAATAGCTGTGTTTAACGCGTGTCCAATATGCAATTTACCAGTAACGTTAGGAGGCGGTAATAATAAACTAAAAGGTTTTTTAGCATTATCATGAGTGCTAAAAAACTTTTTATTCTTTCATTTACTCGCAATTTCAGGTTCAAAATCTTTTGGGTTATATACTTTATCTAAAATCATGAACACCCCCGTTTTCTCATACTTAAATTAAGTATATAAAATTATATCATTTAAATTTAAATTGAGAGATTATATAAGAGATTCTTAAATTATTTTTAATGGAGATAACCTAAAAATGATTAATTTACTGAAATTTATACTGAGTTATTTAATTTTTTTATCATAATATCTAGTTTTGACCGCTCAAACAACAATGATAGTCGTTAGCGCAATTCCGACTATTGAAGGAATAATAATACTTAATAAAAATTTAGTATTTGTTGATTTTGTTTTATGTTGTTTAATATTCAATTTTGTGAGTATGTCAGTAATTTTTATCGGTTTTAAATCATTAATTATTCGCTCACCTGATTTATTACTAAATCACAGTGTGGCTGAATTTTTTACATACTT
The Mycoplasmopsis californica genome window above contains:
- a CDS encoding valine--tRNA ligase, producing MILDKVYNPKDFEPEIASKWKNKKFFSTHDNAKKPFSLLLPPPNVTGKLHIGHALNTAIQDTIIRYKKLKGYDVFYITGMDHAGIATQSRVESNIYNQTGKSRHDLGREDFLKKVWEWKNEYSKSIRSQWEVLGLGLDYERERFTLDEKSNKAVNHAFVELYKQGLIYRGTRAISWDPKLKTALSNIEVIPKPTEQEMLYIKYPILNSDKHLLVATVRPETMLSDVAIIYNPADKRYNNLKNIQICHPLTNEVIPFIPDDYADIEFGTGIMKLSAHAEIDIDIIKKHNLEIKETINQDGYINASDSIFHGLERFEAREKIKKYLQDNNFLEKIEKTTSNVGYSERSGEAVEILVMPQWFVKMDKLSSLILEHLKTKDSVKFFPKRFSSTLRTWMENAHDWTISRQLWWGHRIPAWYKGSEIKVQVNCPGEGWIQDEDVLDTWFSSGLAPFSFLGWPDANSESIINRYFPTSLLVTGYDIIFFWVARMYFFSLAFKNAKPFEHLLLTGLVRDEQGRKMSKSLGNGIDPMDVIAEYGADALRWFLTTNTTPGLDLRYSTEKVKSAWALCNKIWNIARYIQNLPDDLQNKYSPADKWINNRLVQLNKTIDKAFKKYELTIVGYELNKFIYSDFSSWYVELLKIMPNKKAALDNFKKLLLILHPLLPFITDYLYKTLYDKEILESKPLMLKTLNDEVIDQVQNVIKIVTILRKYREDNGISKKEILHYDVNIDLNQFILNSIDSLANARREVNKDSLFANGDLNVYIKQSKEQKQEYIKELEKKIAFLESEIKRAELMLQNKNFIAKAPAIKIQLEQDKLAKFNIELEQYKEELKWRS
- a CDS encoding acetate/propionate family kinase, which codes for MSKKLLVINAGSSSIKLQLFEKSDLSVIASGLAERITLNDGIITIKENDKKHVKNIDMPNHTVAAEAILDLMAEIKLIENVEDIDVIGFRVVHGGTFFTKTAEINDEVIGVIEKCSDYAPLHNPGALQAINAFRNVLPKAKLAAEFDTSFHTSIPDVNAVYPIPMEWTEEYGIRRFGFHGISHQFITEKMQEILGKDTVNIVNAHVGNGASICAIKDSKSIDTTMGLTPLAGIMMGTRSGDVDPAIIEFVCSRSGLSVSEVTSALNKKSGLLGVSGISSDMRDIEKGIAENNKRAIFAWDLYVQKIVDFIANYANKVGKLDAIVFTAGVGENAPDLRRDVISKLKFANIEINSDKNYGKIADYELISTPESEIKVYVVRTNEELLIAQNALKLFK
- a CDS encoding bifunctional 5,10-methylenetetrahydrofolate dehydrogenase/5,10-methenyltetrahydrofolate cyclohydrolase; protein product: MKILDGKVVANKLTLELKNEFAAVTKELGRKPILAIVFVGNNPASEKYIAKKIAKADELGVETQVYSFPEKIRYKQLLKKMDEINEIADGIIVQLPLPESINTYTQPILDAVRFEKDVDGLSSRNSFNFYNKTKDFYFTPATAQAIMELLDYYNIDFDGKRVAVIGRSLLVGKPTANLLKTRNVGQVSTHNRESGIKGVENADILVVAAGVPHLINKKNIKEDAVVVDVGSTLVEEDGTKCLRGDVDYTDLENHISALAPSPGGVGPLTVVCLFRNLLRAVKNNNDL
- a CDS encoding phosphotransacetylase gives rise to the protein MEFTSLIQKTVNNIGTKKRIVIVDGDDDRAIEASKILEQYQNCEVILLTEKDMTINTKATVINIHADADKKAQLAQLMFEQREAAAQAKGKENKDTLEVCQKAIEQRPFYAMMLLQNGEVDGVVGGLIYSTADMLRAAFKVIGSAKGIKTISSVMIMHKGDDTIFFSDISVNPKPDQAGLTDIGINAARFVKGFNIDPKVAFLSFSTNFSAKTPETEMVHNATIDFNAKYEGTKAIGEVQLDAAIDLGVRKAKYPLDSFNEPANTLIFPNLEAGNIGYKLVQRLAGYGAIGPIIVGTNKPVNDLSRGAKVNDVVNTVLITMIQSEGVK